The Pseudomonas extremaustralis genome contains a region encoding:
- a CDS encoding acetyl-CoA C-acetyltransferase, translated as MIDVVIVAATRTAIGSFQGSLAEIPAPELGAIVIRRLLEQTGLDAAQVDEVILGQVLTAASGQNPARQAVIRAGLPHVVPAMTLNKVCGSGLKALHLAAQAIRCGDAEVIIAGGMENMSLSPYVLPKARTGLRMGHAQMLDSMIVDGLWDAFNDYHMGITAENLVDKYGISREAQDAFAAASQQKAVAAIEAGRFDAEITPVLIPQRKGDPIAFARDEQPRAGTTAESLAKLKPAFKKDGSVTAGNASSLNDGAAAVLLMSAAKAKALGLSVLAKISAYANAGVDPAIMGIAPVSASRHCLDKAGWSLNELDLIEANEAFAAQALAVGQELGWDAAKVNVNGGAIALGHPIGASGCRVLVSLLHEMIRRDAKKGLATLCIGGGQGVALAIER; from the coding sequence ATGATCGACGTCGTTATCGTCGCTGCAACCCGCACCGCCATCGGTAGCTTCCAAGGCAGCCTGGCCGAGATTCCGGCACCGGAACTCGGCGCCATCGTCATCCGGCGCCTGCTCGAGCAGACCGGCCTCGATGCTGCCCAGGTCGATGAAGTGATCCTCGGCCAGGTGCTCACTGCCGCGTCCGGACAGAACCCCGCACGCCAGGCTGTGATTCGCGCCGGCCTGCCCCACGTCGTTCCTGCGATGACCCTGAACAAGGTCTGCGGCTCGGGCCTCAAGGCCCTGCACCTGGCTGCCCAGGCTATCCGTTGCGGCGATGCCGAGGTGATCATTGCCGGCGGCATGGAGAACATGAGCCTGTCGCCCTACGTGCTGCCCAAAGCCCGCACCGGCCTGCGCATGGGCCATGCGCAGATGCTCGACAGCATGATCGTCGATGGCCTGTGGGATGCCTTCAACGATTACCACATGGGCATCACCGCCGAGAACCTGGTGGACAAGTACGGCATCAGCCGTGAAGCCCAGGACGCCTTTGCCGCCGCCTCGCAGCAGAAGGCCGTGGCCGCCATCGAAGCTGGTCGTTTCGACGCCGAGATAACCCCGGTGCTGATCCCGCAGCGCAAGGGCGATCCAATCGCCTTCGCCCGTGACGAGCAGCCGCGTGCCGGCACCACCGCCGAGTCGCTGGCCAAACTCAAGCCGGCGTTCAAGAAGGACGGCAGCGTTACCGCCGGCAATGCCTCCAGCCTCAACGATGGCGCCGCCGCCGTGCTGCTGATGAGCGCAGCCAAGGCCAAAGCGCTGGGCCTGTCGGTGCTGGCGAAAATCAGCGCCTATGCCAACGCAGGCGTCGATCCGGCGATCATGGGTATCGCCCCGGTCTCGGCCAGCCGCCACTGCCTGGACAAAGCCGGCTGGAGCCTGAACGAGCTAGACCTGATCGAAGCCAACGAAGCCTTCGCCGCCCAAGCACTGGCCGTTGGTCAGGAGCTGGGCTGGGATGCCGCCAAGGTCAACGTCAACGGCGGCGCCATCGCCCTGGGTCACCCGATCGGCGCCTCCGGCTGCCGCGTGCTGGTCAGCCTGCTGCACGAGATGATCCGCCGCGATGCCAAGAAAGGCCTGGCGACGCTGTGCATCGGCGGCGGCCAGGGCGTGGCGCTGGCCATTGAACGCTGA
- the phaC gene encoding class I poly(R)-hydroxyalkanoic acid synthase translates to MNNSHSFAHYWSGQAPFITSFALQQLRLYVAQNSWFNGHDQSQWFNVSPEALEQLQVDYQQQWTALGQQLLARQSFDFDDRRFASGNWSEPLFGSMAAFYLLNSGFLLKLLELLTIKEEKPRQRLRYLIEQAIAASAPSNFLLSNPDALKCLVETQGASLLSGLLHLAGDLQEGKLRQCDRGDFEVGVNLAVTPGEVVLETPLFQLIQYLPLTDTQYQRPIFIVPPAINKYYILDLSPENSLVRHLLEQGHPVFLMSWRNFTQKQADITWEQIIQDGVISALRTTRVISGERHLNCLGFCIGGTLLSCALAVLAARGDHDIASLSLFATFLDYLDTGPISVFVDEQLVAYRERTIGGHGGKCGLFRGEDMGNTFSLLRPNELWWNYNVDKYLKGQKPRALDLLFWNNDSTNLPGPMYCWYLRHTYLQNDLKSGELELCGVKLDLRSIEAPAYLLGTHDDHIVPWRSAYASTALLGGSKRFVLGSSGHIAGVINPPASNKRHYWVNEHITPIADDWLQSAQQHAGSWWVDWFAWLAGHAGELRPAITRMGNAEYPPLEQAPGRYVKQ, encoded by the coding sequence ATGAACAATTCACATTCTTTCGCTCACTACTGGTCAGGACAGGCGCCTTTCATCACCAGCTTCGCCCTACAGCAACTGCGCCTGTACGTAGCGCAAAACTCTTGGTTCAACGGGCATGACCAAAGCCAGTGGTTCAATGTCTCCCCCGAAGCGTTGGAACAATTGCAGGTTGACTACCAGCAACAATGGACAGCGCTTGGCCAGCAACTGCTGGCCCGTCAATCGTTCGACTTCGACGACCGGCGTTTCGCTAGTGGCAACTGGAGTGAACCGTTGTTCGGTTCCATGGCCGCCTTCTACCTGCTGAATTCCGGATTTCTGCTGAAATTGCTGGAGCTGCTCACCATCAAAGAAGAGAAGCCACGTCAGCGTCTGCGCTACCTGATCGAGCAGGCAATCGCCGCAAGCGCCCCGAGCAACTTCCTGCTGAGCAATCCCGATGCCCTGAAATGCCTGGTGGAAACCCAGGGGGCCAGCCTGCTCAGTGGTCTATTGCATCTGGCCGGAGACCTACAAGAAGGCAAGTTGCGTCAATGCGACCGAGGCGACTTCGAAGTTGGCGTGAATCTCGCCGTCACTCCCGGTGAGGTGGTGCTGGAAACTCCGCTGTTCCAGTTGATCCAATACCTGCCGCTCACCGATACACAGTACCAGAGGCCAATATTTATCGTCCCGCCGGCCATCAACAAGTACTACATCCTCGACCTCAGCCCGGAAAATTCTCTGGTTCGCCATCTGCTGGAACAGGGTCACCCGGTATTCCTGATGTCCTGGCGCAACTTCACCCAGAAACAGGCTGACATCACCTGGGAGCAGATCATCCAGGACGGAGTGATCAGCGCCCTACGCACTACCCGGGTCATCAGTGGCGAGCGTCATCTGAACTGCCTGGGCTTCTGCATCGGCGGCACCCTGCTGAGCTGCGCGTTGGCAGTGCTGGCTGCGAGGGGCGACCACGACATTGCCAGTCTGAGCCTGTTCGCCACCTTCCTCGACTACCTTGATACCGGGCCGATCAGTGTCTTTGTCGATGAGCAACTGGTGGCCTACCGCGAGCGCACCATCGGTGGCCATGGTGGTAAATGTGGCCTGTTCCGCGGAGAGGATATGGGCAACACCTTCTCCCTGCTGCGGCCCAACGAGCTGTGGTGGAACTACAACGTCGACAAGTACCTCAAGGGACAGAAACCACGCGCCCTAGATCTGCTGTTCTGGAACAACGACAGTACCAACCTACCTGGCCCCATGTACTGCTGGTATCTGCGCCACACCTACCTGCAGAACGACCTCAAGTCGGGCGAGCTGGAGCTGTGCGGGGTCAAGCTGGATCTGCGCTCCATAGAGGCGCCAGCCTACCTCCTCGGAACCCACGATGACCACATAGTCCCATGGCGCAGTGCCTATGCCAGCACGGCTCTTCTTGGGGGATCGAAACGCTTCGTCCTCGGATCTTCTGGCCACATCGCCGGAGTGATTAACCCACCAGCAAGCAACAAACGCCATTACTGGGTAAACGAGCACATCACGCCGATTGCTGACGACTGGCTACAAAGCGCTCAACAACACGCAGGTAGTTGGTGGGTCGATTGGTTCGCCTGGCTGGCCGGGCATGCCGGCGAGCTCCGGCCCGCCATCACGCGGATGGGCAATGCCGAATACCCTCCCCTAGAACAAGCGCCTGGGCGCTACGTGAAGCAATGA
- a CDS encoding HlyD family secretion protein produces the protein MKPQQKKTLIHTASAVALAAVAALVWLELRPSGLGSGFASANGRIEATEVDVATKLAGRLLQIDVDEGDFVAAGQVLAQMDIQVLTAQLSQAQAQVRQAQNATRTAHSQVSLRISEKATAEAVVHQRQAELTAAQKRYARTETLVRRNALPQQKLDDDLAALQSSQAALSAARSQVLSSQAAIDAAQSQVIEAESSVEAAQASVERLQADIEDSRLKAPRSGRVQYRVSQPGEVLGAGGKVLNLVDLNDVYMNVFLPAQQAGRVALGADVRLILDAAPQYVIPAKVTFVASVAQFTPKTVETANEREKLMFRVKARIDPELLQKHLEQVKTGVPGMAYLKLDAAAEWPESLHVRITP, from the coding sequence ATGAAGCCACAACAGAAGAAAACCCTGATCCACACGGCCTCCGCCGTCGCCCTGGCCGCCGTGGCCGCACTGGTCTGGCTGGAACTGCGCCCGAGCGGCCTGGGTTCCGGTTTCGCCAGCGCCAATGGCCGGATCGAGGCAACCGAAGTGGACGTCGCCACGAAACTAGCTGGCCGTCTGCTGCAGATCGACGTCGACGAAGGCGATTTCGTCGCCGCCGGACAAGTACTCGCGCAAATGGACATCCAGGTGCTCACCGCCCAGTTGAGCCAGGCCCAGGCCCAGGTTCGCCAGGCGCAGAACGCCACCCGCACGGCCCATTCCCAAGTTTCCCTGCGCATCAGCGAGAAAGCCACCGCCGAAGCCGTTGTGCACCAGCGTCAGGCCGAGCTGACTGCGGCGCAGAAGCGCTACGCCCGTACCGAGACCCTGGTCAGACGCAATGCCTTGCCCCAGCAGAAACTCGACGATGACCTGGCCGCCCTGCAAAGCAGCCAGGCCGCACTCAGCGCCGCCCGTTCCCAGGTTCTGTCGAGCCAGGCCGCCATAGATGCTGCGCAATCGCAGGTGATCGAGGCCGAATCCAGCGTGGAGGCAGCCCAGGCCAGCGTCGAGCGGCTGCAAGCGGATATCGAGGACAGCCGGCTAAAGGCGCCCCGAAGTGGCCGTGTGCAGTATCGCGTCAGCCAGCCAGGCGAAGTCTTGGGTGCCGGCGGCAAGGTACTCAATCTGGTCGACCTCAACGACGTGTACATGAACGTCTTCCTGCCGGCGCAACAGGCTGGTCGAGTCGCCCTGGGCGCGGACGTGCGACTGATCCTGGATGCCGCACCGCAATATGTAATTCCAGCCAAGGTGACCTTCGTCGCCAGCGTCGCACAGTTCACCCCCAAGACAGTGGAAACCGCCAACGAACGGGAAAAACTGATGTTCCGGGTCAAGGCCCGAATCGATCCAGAACTGCTGCAAAAACACCTCGAACAGGTCAAGACCGGGGTTCCCGGCATGGCCTACCTGAAACTTGACGCCGCCGCCGAGTGGCCCGAAAGCCTGCACGTGCGAATCACACCATGA